The proteins below come from a single Pristiophorus japonicus isolate sPriJap1 chromosome 26, sPriJap1.hap1, whole genome shotgun sequence genomic window:
- the LOC139239032 gene encoding nanos homolog 2-like, which produces MERVTAKPSPGEQQEEFEIWKDYLQLSTRVAEIWRTGADGQELALPGDDSPPAEGAFRPLVVGRTPSSSADDEGTGGRADGSPPRKAGGICTFCKHNGESRKVYSSHALKTEAGKVLCPILRNYVCPLCKATGDVAHTLKYCCFNPEKQSLYRNNGRNSVGKKSRR; this is translated from the coding sequence ATGGAGAGAGTAACTGCCAAACCTTCTCCCGGTGAGCAGCAGGAAGAGTTTGAAATATGGAAGGACTACCTGCAGTTGTCGACGAGGGTGGCGGAGATCTGGCGGACAGGCGCGGACGGGCAGGAGCTGGCGCTGCCCGGCGACGATAGCCCGCCCGCCGAGGGCGCCTTCCGCCCGCTGGTGGTGGGCAGGACCCCCTCCTCCTCGGCCGACGACGAGGGCACGGGGGGCCGGGCCGACGGCAGCCCCCCAAGGAAGGCGGGCGGCATCTGCACCTTCTGCAAGCACAACGGAGAGTCGCGGAAGGTGTACTCCTCGCACGCGCTGAAGACGGAGGCCGGCAAggtgctgtgccccatcctgcgaaACTACGTCTGCCCGCTATGCAAGGCCACGGGCGACGTCGCCCACACCCTGAAGTACTGCTGCTTCAACCCGGAGAAGCAGTCGCTGTACCGCAACAATGGACGGAACTCGGTGGGCAAGAAGTCACGCCGCTGA